One Apodemus sylvaticus chromosome 14, mApoSyl1.1, whole genome shotgun sequence DNA window includes the following coding sequences:
- the LOC127664412 gene encoding tubulin beta-2A chain isoform X1, with protein MREIVHIQAGQCGNQIGAKFWEVISDEHGIDPTGSYHGDSDLQLERINVYYNEAAGNKYVPRAILVDLEPGTMDSVRSGPFGQIFRPDNFVFGQSGAGNNWAKGHYTEGAELVDSVLDVVRKESESCDCLQGFQLTHSLGGGTGSGMGTLLISKIREEYPDRIMNTFSVMPSPKVSDTVVEPYNATLSVHQLVENTDETYSIDNEALYDICFRTLKLTTPTYGDLNHLVSATMSGVTTCLRFPGQLNADLRKLAVNMVPFPRLHFFMPGFAPLTSRGSQQYRALTVPELTQQMFDSKNMMAACDPRHGRYLTVAAIFRGRMSMKEVDEQMLNVQNKNSSYFVEWIPNNVKTAVCDIPPRGLKMSATFIGNSTAIQELFKRISEQFTAMFRRKAFLHWYTGEGMDEMEFTEAESNMNDLVSEYQQYQDATADEQGEFEEEEGEDEA; from the exons ATGCGCGAGATCGTGCACATCCAGGCGGGCCAGTGCGGCAACCAGATCGGCGCTAAG TTTTGGGAGGTGATAAGCGATGAGCATGGCATCGACCCCACTGGCAGTTACCATGGCGACAGTGACTTGCAACTGGAGAGAATCAATGTGTACTACAATGAAGCTGCTG GCAACAAATATGTACCTCGGGCCATCCTCGTGGACCTGGAACCAGGCACCATGGACTCGGTGAGGTCGGGACCATTCGGCCAGATCTTCAGGCCAGACAACTTTGTGTTTG gccAGAGTGGTGCAGGAAATAACTGGGCAAAGGGCCACTACACAGAGGGTGCAGAGCTGGTGGACTCTGTTCTGGATGTGGTGAGGAAGGAGTCAGAAAGCTGTGACTGTCTCCAGGGCTTCCAGCTGACCCACTCACTGGGGGGAGGCACCGGCTCAGGCATGGGGACCCTGCTCATCAGCAAGATCAGAGAGGAGTACCCAGACCGCATCATGAACACCTTCAGCGTCATGCCCTCACCCAAGGTCTCTGACACTGTGGTGGAGCCCTATAATGCCACCCTCTCCGTGCACCAGCTGGTAGAGAACACAGATGAAACCTATTCCATTGACAATGAGgctctgtatgacatctgcttcCGCACCCTGAAGCTGACCACACCCACCTATGGCGATCTCAACCACCTGGTGTCAGCCACCATGAGTGGAGTGACCACCTGTCTGCGCTTCCCAGGCCAGCTGAACGCAGACCTGCGCAAGCTGGCTGTGAACATGGTGCCCTTCCCACGCCTGCACTTCTTCATGCCAGGCTTTGCACCTCTGACCAGCAGGGGCAGCCAGCAGTACCGAGCCCTGACGGTGCCCGAGCTCACCCAGCAGATGTTCGACTCCAAGAACATGATGGCTGCCTGCGACCCTCGCCATGGCCGCTACCTGACCGTGGCTGCCATTTTCCGTGGCCGCATGTCCATGAAGGAGGTGGATGAGCAGATGCTCAACGTGCAGAACAAGAACAGCAGTTACTTCGTGGAATGGATCCCCAACAACGTGAAGACGGCCGTGTGTGACATCCCTCCCCGTGGCCTCAAGATGTCAGCCACCTTCATTGGCAACAGCACTGCCATCCAGGAGCTGTTCAAGCGCATCTCGGAGCAGTTCACCGCCATGTTCAGGCGCAAGGCTTTCCTGCACTGGTACACGGGAGAGGGCATGGACGAGATGGAGTTCACCGAGGCGGAGAGCAACATGAATGACCTGGTGTCTGAGTACCAGCAGTACCAGGATGCCACGGCTGATGAGCAGGGCGAGTtcgaggaggaggagggcgagGATGAGGCTTAA
- the LOC127664412 gene encoding tubulin beta-2A chain isoform X2, whose product MDSVRSGPFGQIFRPDNFVFGQSGAGNNWAKGHYTEGAELVDSVLDVVRKESESCDCLQGFQLTHSLGGGTGSGMGTLLISKIREEYPDRIMNTFSVMPSPKVSDTVVEPYNATLSVHQLVENTDETYSIDNEALYDICFRTLKLTTPTYGDLNHLVSATMSGVTTCLRFPGQLNADLRKLAVNMVPFPRLHFFMPGFAPLTSRGSQQYRALTVPELTQQMFDSKNMMAACDPRHGRYLTVAAIFRGRMSMKEVDEQMLNVQNKNSSYFVEWIPNNVKTAVCDIPPRGLKMSATFIGNSTAIQELFKRISEQFTAMFRRKAFLHWYTGEGMDEMEFTEAESNMNDLVSEYQQYQDATADEQGEFEEEEGEDEA is encoded by the coding sequence gccAGAGTGGTGCAGGAAATAACTGGGCAAAGGGCCACTACACAGAGGGTGCAGAGCTGGTGGACTCTGTTCTGGATGTGGTGAGGAAGGAGTCAGAAAGCTGTGACTGTCTCCAGGGCTTCCAGCTGACCCACTCACTGGGGGGAGGCACCGGCTCAGGCATGGGGACCCTGCTCATCAGCAAGATCAGAGAGGAGTACCCAGACCGCATCATGAACACCTTCAGCGTCATGCCCTCACCCAAGGTCTCTGACACTGTGGTGGAGCCCTATAATGCCACCCTCTCCGTGCACCAGCTGGTAGAGAACACAGATGAAACCTATTCCATTGACAATGAGgctctgtatgacatctgcttcCGCACCCTGAAGCTGACCACACCCACCTATGGCGATCTCAACCACCTGGTGTCAGCCACCATGAGTGGAGTGACCACCTGTCTGCGCTTCCCAGGCCAGCTGAACGCAGACCTGCGCAAGCTGGCTGTGAACATGGTGCCCTTCCCACGCCTGCACTTCTTCATGCCAGGCTTTGCACCTCTGACCAGCAGGGGCAGCCAGCAGTACCGAGCCCTGACGGTGCCCGAGCTCACCCAGCAGATGTTCGACTCCAAGAACATGATGGCTGCCTGCGACCCTCGCCATGGCCGCTACCTGACCGTGGCTGCCATTTTCCGTGGCCGCATGTCCATGAAGGAGGTGGATGAGCAGATGCTCAACGTGCAGAACAAGAACAGCAGTTACTTCGTGGAATGGATCCCCAACAACGTGAAGACGGCCGTGTGTGACATCCCTCCCCGTGGCCTCAAGATGTCAGCCACCTTCATTGGCAACAGCACTGCCATCCAGGAGCTGTTCAAGCGCATCTCGGAGCAGTTCACCGCCATGTTCAGGCGCAAGGCTTTCCTGCACTGGTACACGGGAGAGGGCATGGACGAGATGGAGTTCACCGAGGCGGAGAGCAACATGAATGACCTGGTGTCTGAGTACCAGCAGTACCAGGATGCCACGGCTGATGAGCAGGGCGAGTtcgaggaggaggagggcgagGATGAGGCTTAA